The proteins below come from a single Plantactinospora sp. KBS50 genomic window:
- a CDS encoding right-handed parallel beta-helix repeat-containing protein: MSRTLLVSPDQPGAYPSIGDALAAATDGTVVSIGPGTYYEALFVNDREVTIVAAQGAGTVVLDASAGAYPTVSCNNGALELRDLVLRSGDAPVVTVNGSRLTMTGCELSAGFGTAVDVGGRSQFTLARCRVTAARYGLVVEDADGTVEGCEFADITEDGIIVRIGAEPVIRTSTVTRCGNRGIYVYQYGRPVIETCEIAQIGGTGIAAVHQSAPVIRHCRIRDTRGPAVSFARGCHGTVQECSYENTGMPPVEIAPGAEPTIVEGDAGRRALFGAEAAKAAPAQDPARVEKLLSDLDGMVGLESVKDEVRALIDEIQVNEWRRGAGLPVSAVSHHLIFAGAPGTGKTTVARIYGELLAALGALPGGAFREVSRRDLVGQYLGHTAEKTAEAFDRARGGVLFIDEAYTLSRSMGTGGDFGQEAIDTLVKLMEDHRDEVAVIAAGYTAEMLQFLDANPGLASRFAKTIEFGNYSPEQLVIIVQRMAATDEYLLADGVAEVLVEHFAGIERDQNFGNAREARKLFEGVRKAQAQRLRQSGQRPSLDELRTVAVTDVRTATGR; the protein is encoded by the coding sequence ATGTCTCGTACCCTCCTCGTCTCCCCGGACCAACCCGGCGCCTATCCCTCGATCGGCGACGCGCTGGCCGCGGCGACGGACGGCACGGTGGTCTCGATCGGTCCGGGCACCTACTACGAGGCGCTGTTCGTCAACGACCGCGAGGTGACGATCGTCGCGGCGCAGGGCGCCGGCACCGTTGTCCTGGACGCGTCGGCCGGGGCGTACCCGACGGTGTCCTGCAACAACGGCGCGCTGGAGCTGCGCGACCTCGTGCTGCGTTCCGGCGATGCACCGGTGGTGACGGTGAACGGGAGCCGGCTCACGATGACCGGGTGCGAGCTGAGCGCCGGGTTCGGCACCGCCGTCGACGTGGGTGGTCGGTCCCAGTTCACGCTGGCCCGCTGCCGGGTCACCGCGGCCCGGTACGGCCTGGTGGTGGAGGACGCCGACGGGACGGTGGAGGGCTGCGAGTTCGCCGACATCACCGAGGACGGCATCATCGTCCGGATCGGTGCGGAGCCGGTCATCCGGACCAGCACCGTGACCCGGTGCGGCAATCGCGGGATCTACGTCTACCAGTACGGCCGGCCCGTCATCGAGACCTGCGAGATCGCGCAGATCGGCGGGACCGGGATCGCCGCGGTGCACCAGAGCGCGCCGGTCATCCGGCACTGCCGCATCCGCGACACCCGCGGACCGGCCGTTTCGTTCGCCCGCGGCTGCCACGGCACGGTGCAGGAGTGCAGCTACGAGAACACCGGGATGCCGCCTGTCGAGATCGCGCCGGGTGCCGAGCCGACCATCGTGGAGGGCGACGCCGGCCGGCGGGCGTTGTTCGGCGCCGAGGCGGCGAAGGCGGCGCCGGCACAGGATCCCGCCCGGGTCGAGAAGCTGCTGTCCGATCTGGACGGCATGGTGGGCCTGGAGTCCGTCAAGGACGAGGTACGGGCGCTGATCGACGAGATCCAGGTCAACGAGTGGCGTCGCGGCGCCGGCCTGCCGGTCAGCGCCGTCAGCCACCACCTGATCTTCGCGGGTGCCCCGGGTACCGGCAAGACGACGGTGGCCCGGATCTACGGCGAGCTGCTGGCGGCGCTCGGGGCGCTCCCGGGCGGCGCGTTCCGCGAGGTGTCCCGGCGGGACCTGGTCGGGCAGTACCTGGGACACACGGCCGAGAAGACCGCCGAGGCGTTCGACCGGGCCCGTGGCGGCGTGCTGTTCATCGACGAGGCGTACACCCTCTCCCGGTCGATGGGCACCGGTGGCGACTTCGGGCAGGAGGCCATCGACACCCTGGTCAAGCTGATGGAGGATCACCGCGACGAGGTGGCGGTGATCGCCGCCGGCTACACCGCCGAGATGCTCCAGTTCCTGGACGCGAACCCGGGCCTGGCGTCGAGGTTCGCCAAGACCATCGAGTTTGGCAACTATTCACCCGAACAGCTGGTGATCATCGTGCAGCGGATGGCCGCGACCGACGAGTACCTGCTCGCCGACGGCGTGGCGGAGGTGCTGGTCGAGCACTTCGCCGGCATCGAGCGGGACCAGAACTTCGGCAACGCCCGCGAGGCGCGGAAGCTTTTCGAGGGCGTACGCAAGGCACAGGCCCAGCGGCTGCGCCAGTCCGGTCAGCGACCCAGCCTCGACGAACTGCGCACCGTGGCCGTCACCGACGTACGCACGGCGACCGGCCGCTGA
- the eccE gene encoding type VII secretion protein EccE, producing MTTPGSTRPGEPGWQQDASGLAGRPPGAAREAPGPAAGPAAPTLGGADGRTAPGWDGLGQGQGVPAQRGPASPAYPGQAGPAGRSGPAAPATTAGRSGTAGRVGVAAQPGAVGRAGAAAQAGAANRAATAPRASATATVTVAAATGTAQPGPAGPAGTAAAATASGASVRPHRFRAAVGAVHVGQLVAWQVALAAILAASRHGPMLTMSVTGVAVVLLAPTVIRRRGRWLHQWLSVWLRYRFRRHLLPATGGSQSLNLLTFVEESAEVEALDLDDQPVAVITHRGGLSVVFEVDPADGALVGGPPRALPSPAALLPARDSEAPPIAAQMLVQIAPAPRALNGPGVDRSYRELVNGDVPAQRRTWLVLQAVRTADFYLDRDLRPALISAIRRSRRQLRQSRIGARLLSRDELLAAVAYLARLPAQAETQGVYGTASERMIGRETWRGWANGDFPQSCYRMVRWPRMPWQVDPVLCQLPGVSSVVSIAATRDDGVRNRTGADVAVEVGIRLIAGNPTVLAAGDRALTAAVRTGGGRIERMDGEQVYGLAATLPFGGFLR from the coding sequence GTGACGACGCCAGGTTCGACACGGCCGGGCGAACCGGGATGGCAGCAGGATGCCTCCGGGCTGGCCGGGCGGCCTCCGGGCGCGGCCCGCGAGGCGCCCGGTCCGGCGGCGGGTCCGGCCGCACCGACGCTGGGCGGCGCCGACGGGCGTACCGCGCCCGGTTGGGACGGCCTGGGCCAGGGCCAGGGCGTTCCGGCGCAGCGCGGACCGGCGTCCCCCGCGTACCCGGGCCAGGCCGGCCCGGCGGGTCGGAGCGGGCCGGCGGCGCCGGCCACCACGGCGGGTCGATCCGGCACGGCCGGCCGGGTCGGAGTGGCTGCCCAGCCCGGAGCGGTCGGTCGGGCCGGGGCAGCGGCCCAGGCCGGTGCCGCCAACCGGGCGGCGACGGCACCCCGGGCGTCCGCGACGGCGACCGTGACGGTTGCGGCGGCCACCGGAACCGCCCAGCCCGGCCCGGCCGGCCCGGCCGGCACAGCGGCCGCGGCCACCGCGAGCGGCGCTTCGGTACGCCCGCACCGGTTCCGGGCCGCGGTCGGAGCGGTCCACGTGGGCCAGTTGGTCGCGTGGCAGGTGGCCCTCGCCGCCATCCTGGCCGCCAGCCGGCACGGGCCGATGCTCACGATGTCGGTGACCGGGGTGGCCGTGGTGCTGCTCGCGCCCACCGTCATCCGCCGGCGTGGGCGGTGGCTGCACCAGTGGCTGTCGGTCTGGCTCCGCTACCGGTTCCGCCGTCACCTGCTGCCGGCCACCGGCGGCAGCCAGTCGCTGAACCTGCTCACCTTCGTCGAGGAGTCCGCCGAGGTCGAAGCGCTGGACCTGGACGACCAACCGGTCGCGGTGATCACCCATCGCGGCGGGCTGAGCGTGGTGTTCGAGGTGGACCCGGCGGACGGGGCGCTGGTCGGTGGCCCGCCCCGGGCGCTGCCCTCGCCGGCCGCGCTGCTGCCGGCGCGGGACTCCGAGGCGCCGCCGATCGCGGCGCAGATGCTCGTCCAGATCGCGCCGGCGCCGCGGGCGCTGAACGGGCCGGGGGTCGACCGGTCGTACCGGGAACTGGTCAACGGCGACGTTCCGGCGCAGCGTCGGACCTGGCTGGTGCTGCAGGCGGTACGTACCGCGGACTTCTACCTGGACCGGGACCTGCGCCCGGCGCTCATCTCGGCGATCCGCCGGTCCCGCCGGCAACTGCGGCAGTCCCGCATCGGCGCCCGGCTGCTGAGCCGGGACGAACTGCTGGCCGCGGTCGCGTACCTGGCGCGGCTCCCCGCCCAGGCCGAGACCCAGGGCGTGTACGGCACGGCGAGCGAGCGGATGATCGGCCGGGAGACCTGGCGGGGCTGGGCGAACGGCGACTTCCCGCAGAGCTGCTACCGGATGGTGCGCTGGCCCCGCATGCCCTGGCAGGTCGACCCGGTGTTGTGCCAACTGCCCGGGGTCAGCAGCGTGGTCTCCATCGCCGCCACCCGGGACGACGGGGTGCGCAACCGGACCGGCGCCGACGTGGCGGTCGAGGTGGGCATCAGGTTGATCGCCGGCAACCCGACGGTGCTGGCGGCCGGGGACCGGGCGCTGACGGCCGCGGTTCGCACCGGCGGCGGCCGGATCGAGCGGATGGACGGTGAGCAGGTGTACGGCCTGGCCGCGACGCTGCCGTTCGGAGGGTTTCTCCGGTGA
- a CDS encoding YbaB/EbfC family nucleoid-associated protein, producing the protein MFRDEAELDAAARWVDGWQDRIEQQAARARELGERVRAMTVTVRGADDLVEVTLSSSGALSGLRLSDSLRRQPAAEIAEQILQVARTASDRLAERISAATAETLGADSAAGQAMIDSYARRASLPSTELGHDR; encoded by the coding sequence ATGTTTCGGGACGAGGCTGAGCTGGACGCGGCCGCACGCTGGGTCGACGGCTGGCAGGACAGGATCGAGCAGCAGGCCGCACGCGCCCGCGAACTGGGCGAGCGGGTACGCGCGATGACGGTCACCGTACGCGGCGCCGACGACCTGGTGGAGGTGACCCTCTCCTCCTCGGGCGCGCTCTCCGGACTGCGGCTGTCCGACTCCCTCCGGCGACAGCCGGCGGCGGAGATCGCCGAGCAGATCCTCCAGGTGGCCCGCACGGCATCGGACCGGCTCGCCGAACGGATCAGCGCGGCGACGGCCGAAACGCTGGGCGCCGACAGCGCCGCGGGTCAGGCGATGATCGACTCGTACGCCCGACGCGCGTCGCTACCGTCCACAGAGCTTGGACATGACCGCTGA
- a CDS encoding L,D-transpeptidase family protein: protein MSRLAAPAGVLAALALLAAGCGTAAPDAPGVPGTGTAAPAPSTGTPSDGATGTPSDGSGTPSSAPPSPSDPTGPGSPSASPSGAASPSTGPDLLRVGDSGPEVAAVQRRLRDLGYWLGDPDGEFGPLTQQAVYALQKAAGYTRDGVVGPKTRAALDRGVRPSARSDSGHVAEIDLDRQLLLMVDDGEVKHIFSTSTGTFEHYYHDGQRYLADTPRGHWKVYGQVNAWDPGPLGRLYRPKYFNHQGIAVHGFTSVPPQPASHGCARVTLAAMDWIWSNDQLPIGASVWVY, encoded by the coding sequence ATGTCTCGGCTCGCCGCTCCCGCGGGAGTGCTTGCCGCCCTCGCTCTGCTCGCGGCGGGTTGCGGTACCGCCGCTCCCGACGCCCCGGGCGTTCCCGGCACCGGCACCGCGGCCCCGGCGCCGTCGACCGGTACGCCGTCCGACGGTGCGACCGGTACGCCGTCCGACGGTTCCGGTACGCCGTCGAGCGCACCACCGTCACCGTCGGACCCGACCGGGCCGGGGAGCCCGTCCGCGTCTCCGTCGGGCGCCGCGTCGCCGTCGACCGGTCCGGACCTGCTCCGGGTGGGCGACTCGGGGCCGGAGGTGGCCGCCGTGCAGCGTCGGCTACGGGACCTGGGCTACTGGCTCGGCGACCCGGACGGGGAGTTCGGCCCGCTCACCCAGCAGGCGGTGTACGCGCTGCAGAAGGCGGCCGGATACACCCGGGACGGGGTGGTCGGCCCGAAGACCCGCGCCGCGCTGGACCGGGGCGTACGACCGTCCGCCCGCAGCGACTCGGGGCACGTCGCGGAGATCGACCTCGACCGGCAGTTGCTGCTGATGGTGGACGACGGCGAGGTCAAGCACATCTTCAGCACCTCCACCGGCACGTTCGAGCACTACTACCACGATGGACAGCGCTACCTCGCCGACACGCCCCGGGGGCACTGGAAGGTCTACGGCCAGGTCAACGCCTGGGATCCGGGACCGCTGGGTCGGCTGTACCGGCCGAAGTACTTCAACCACCAGGGGATCGCGGTGCACGGGTTCACCAGCGTCCCGCCGCAGCCGGCCTCGCACGGCTGCGCCCGGGTGACGCTGGCCGCGATGGACTGGATCTGGAGCAACGATCAGCTCCCGATCGGCGCGTCCGTCTGGGTCTACTGA
- the htpG gene encoding molecular chaperone HtpG produces MVHSIYSNKDIFLRELISNASDALDKLRIASMVDKDLDVDASDLHIELVVDAQARTLTVRDNGIGMSRDEVVQLIGTIAKSGTAELLRKLRESNDGGAPQELIGQFGVGFYATFMVADKVVLLTRRAGESTGTRWESAGEGTYEIEQADDAPQGTTVTLHLKPADPEDHLYDYTAEWKIREIVKRYSDFISWPIRMTVERPGEPGEDGSPGEPTREVQTLNSMKALWARSRDEVDEAEYHEFYKHVSHDWTDPLEVIHMRAEGTFEYEALLFIPAHAPFDLFAREGKRGVQLYVKRVFIMDDCEALTPNYLRFIKGVVDAHDLSLNISREILQQDRQIQAVRRRLVRKVLSTLKEMREKQPERYRTFWAEFGKALKEGLVEDVDNRETLLDLISAASTHDAEQLTTLRGYVERMKDGQSDIYYLTGETRSAVENSPHLEAFRAKGYEVLLLTDPVDEVWVEQVGEFDGKPLRSIAKGQIDLETEDEKKAAETELQERQKEFEPLLTWLGERLAEDIKEARLSTRLTTSPACVVGDAQDLTPNLERIYRAMGHELPPSKRILELNPTHPLVGGLRKAHEQGGDEEALGRTAELLYGMALLAEGGELKDPARFARLLAEQLSAAV; encoded by the coding sequence ATGGTGCACTCGATCTACTCCAACAAAGACATCTTCCTCCGTGAGTTGATCTCCAACGCCTCCGACGCGCTGGACAAGCTGCGCATCGCCTCGATGGTCGACAAGGACCTGGACGTCGACGCCTCCGACCTGCACATCGAGTTGGTGGTCGATGCGCAGGCGCGGACGCTCACGGTCCGGGACAACGGCATCGGAATGTCCCGTGACGAGGTCGTGCAACTGATCGGCACGATCGCCAAGTCCGGCACCGCGGAATTGCTGCGCAAGCTGCGGGAATCGAATGACGGCGGCGCCCCGCAGGAGCTGATCGGGCAGTTCGGGGTCGGTTTCTACGCCACCTTCATGGTGGCGGACAAGGTCGTCCTGCTGACCCGGCGAGCCGGGGAGAGCACCGGCACCCGCTGGGAGTCGGCGGGCGAGGGGACGTACGAGATCGAGCAGGCCGACGACGCGCCGCAGGGCACGACGGTCACCCTGCATCTCAAGCCCGCGGACCCCGAGGACCACCTGTACGACTACACCGCCGAATGGAAGATCCGGGAGATCGTCAAGCGGTACTCGGACTTCATCTCCTGGCCCATCCGGATGACCGTGGAGCGGCCCGGTGAGCCCGGCGAGGACGGTTCGCCCGGCGAGCCGACCCGCGAGGTCCAGACGCTCAACTCGATGAAGGCGCTCTGGGCGCGGTCCCGCGACGAGGTCGACGAGGCCGAGTACCACGAGTTCTACAAGCACGTCAGCCACGACTGGACCGACCCGCTCGAAGTGATCCACATGCGGGCCGAGGGGACCTTCGAGTACGAGGCGCTGCTGTTCATCCCCGCGCACGCGCCGTTCGACCTGTTCGCCCGCGAGGGCAAGCGGGGCGTGCAGCTGTACGTCAAGCGCGTCTTCATCATGGACGACTGCGAGGCGCTCACCCCGAACTACCTGCGGTTCATCAAGGGCGTGGTGGACGCGCACGACCTGTCGCTGAACATCTCCCGGGAGATCCTCCAGCAGGACCGGCAGATCCAGGCGGTCCGCCGGCGGCTGGTCCGCAAGGTGCTGTCGACCCTCAAGGAGATGCGGGAGAAGCAGCCCGAGCGGTACCGCACCTTCTGGGCCGAGTTCGGCAAGGCGCTCAAGGAGGGCCTGGTCGAGGACGTCGACAACCGCGAGACGCTCCTGGACCTCATCTCGGCGGCCTCCACGCACGACGCGGAGCAGCTCACCACGCTGCGCGGGTACGTCGAGCGGATGAAGGACGGCCAGAGCGACATCTACTACCTCACCGGCGAGACGCGTTCGGCGGTGGAGAACTCGCCGCACCTGGAGGCGTTCCGGGCCAAGGGGTACGAGGTGCTGCTGCTCACCGACCCGGTGGACGAGGTGTGGGTCGAGCAGGTCGGCGAGTTCGACGGCAAGCCACTGCGGTCCATCGCCAAGGGCCAGATCGACCTGGAGACCGAGGACGAGAAGAAGGCCGCGGAGACCGAGCTACAGGAGCGGCAGAAGGAGTTCGAACCGCTGCTGACCTGGCTGGGTGAGCGCCTGGCCGAGGACATCAAGGAGGCGCGGCTGTCCACCCGGCTGACCACCTCCCCGGCGTGCGTGGTCGGCGACGCCCAGGACCTGACGCCGAACCTGGAGCGGATCTACCGGGCGATGGGGCACGAACTGCCGCCCAGCAAGCGGATCCTGGAGCTGAACCCGACGCACCCGCTGGTCGGCGGGTTGCGCAAGGCGCACGAGCAGGGCGGCGACGAAGAGGCGCTGGGGCGTACCGCCGAACTGCTGTACGGCATGGCACTGCTGGCCGAGGGCGGCGAGTTGAAGGACCCGGCGCGATTCGCCCGACTGCTCGCCGAGCAGCTCAGCGCGGCCGTCTGA
- a CDS encoding serine/threonine-protein kinase: MLIGERYRLLRLVGQGGMGRVWLARDEVLHRDVAVKEVILPDWLGGEEQDRLVARTLREARITARLNHPNVVSVHDVVSVDSTPWIVMEYVPSRSLQDILDGGPVSPRRAAQIGQAVLSALIAAHRTGVVHRDVKPGNVLIADDGRVLLTDFGLATFDDGRDGITRSGMIMGSPEYVAPERAAEGASTPATDLWSLGATLHAAVEGRSPYARSTAMATLTALATAPPDPAPNAGPLAPVLAGLLRRDPARRIGAGEVERLLEGALDSTAMDDQPTLADWSGVGARLAAIVRSEVKTGPEWAELSAASESGNRPVRSRTERIRPPEPVPTPPPAHSRRWWMLSVGTAAVAVVLAAVGTALIVNWGRDDLPVVPASRGAETPPDPNDPNPLPGGRPGRPGQEPPPGVPPPPFACIRPGLTEKVIAAEPPPAGESLPPPDGWTWYLDSGGFRLVVPVGWVHFHDQNVSCFQDPRSSRTISVDPNTPAELASDDPVGLLRGEERRGINGGVLPNYQKLSLARTSGRIGAEWDFLWTAPYGERLHSLRMVTGPLNGRAYTLCWVGPDDGWAADQDGVAALRASFHPA; encoded by the coding sequence GTGCTGATCGGGGAGCGCTACCGGTTGCTACGCCTGGTGGGCCAGGGCGGCATGGGTCGGGTCTGGCTCGCCCGCGACGAGGTGCTGCACCGGGACGTCGCCGTCAAGGAGGTCATCCTGCCGGACTGGCTGGGCGGCGAGGAGCAGGATCGGCTGGTCGCCCGCACGCTGCGGGAGGCGCGGATCACCGCCCGGCTCAACCATCCGAACGTGGTGAGCGTGCACGACGTGGTGAGCGTCGACTCCACGCCGTGGATCGTGATGGAGTACGTGCCGTCCCGCTCCCTCCAGGACATCCTGGACGGCGGTCCGGTGTCACCGCGCCGGGCCGCGCAGATCGGCCAGGCCGTGCTCTCCGCCCTGATCGCCGCGCACCGGACCGGTGTCGTGCACCGGGACGTGAAGCCGGGCAACGTGCTGATCGCCGACGACGGCCGGGTGTTGCTCACCGACTTCGGGCTGGCCACCTTCGACGACGGCCGGGACGGAATCACCCGCTCCGGCATGATCATGGGCTCGCCCGAGTACGTGGCGCCGGAGCGGGCCGCGGAGGGCGCCTCCACCCCGGCCACCGATCTGTGGTCGCTGGGCGCCACCCTGCACGCGGCCGTCGAGGGCAGATCCCCGTACGCCCGGTCGACCGCGATGGCGACGCTCACCGCGCTGGCCACCGCCCCGCCCGATCCGGCGCCCAACGCCGGGCCGCTGGCCCCGGTCCTGGCCGGGCTGCTGCGCCGGGATCCGGCCCGGCGGATCGGCGCGGGCGAGGTGGAGCGGCTGCTGGAGGGCGCGCTGGACAGCACCGCGATGGACGATCAGCCGACCCTCGCCGACTGGTCCGGGGTGGGCGCACGTCTTGCCGCGATCGTCCGGAGCGAGGTGAAGACGGGTCCCGAGTGGGCGGAGCTGAGCGCGGCGTCCGAGTCGGGCAACCGGCCGGTCCGCTCCCGTACCGAGCGGATCCGCCCGCCCGAGCCGGTGCCGACGCCGCCGCCCGCGCACTCCCGCCGGTGGTGGATGCTGTCGGTGGGAACCGCGGCGGTGGCCGTGGTGCTGGCCGCGGTCGGCACGGCCCTGATTGTCAACTGGGGCCGCGATGACCTGCCGGTGGTCCCGGCGAGCCGGGGTGCCGAGACGCCGCCCGACCCGAACGACCCCAACCCCCTGCCCGGCGGGCGGCCGGGCCGCCCGGGGCAGGAGCCGCCGCCGGGGGTACCCCCACCGCCGTTCGCCTGCATCCGCCCGGGGCTGACGGAGAAGGTGATCGCCGCCGAACCGCCGCCGGCCGGCGAGAGCCTTCCGCCGCCCGACGGTTGGACCTGGTATCTGGACAGCGGCGGATTCCGGTTGGTCGTGCCGGTCGGTTGGGTGCACTTCCACGACCAGAACGTCTCCTGCTTCCAGGACCCGCGGTCCAGCCGGACGATCAGCGTGGACCCCAACACCCCGGCGGAGCTGGCCAGCGACGACCCGGTCGGCCTGCTGCGAGGCGAGGAGCGCCGCGGGATCAACGGGGGCGTGCTGCCCAACTACCAGAAGCTGAGCCTCGCCCGGACGTCGGGGCGGATCGGCGCCGAGTGGGACTTCCTCTGGACGGCCCCGTACGGGGAACGGCTGCACAGCCTGCGGATGGTCACCGGCCCGTTGAACGGGCGCGCGTACACCCTGTGCTGGGTGGGGCCGGACGACGGCTGGGCGGCGGACCAGGACGGCGTGGCCGCGCTGCGGGCCAGCTTCCACCCGGCGTGA
- the katG gene encoding catalase/peroxidase HPI, which produces MSDRGSESENPVIPAPKPRADKPRTNQDWWPNQLNLAVLRQNSPRSNPLGGDFDYAEKFKDLDVEALKRDINEVMTTSQDWWPADYGHYGPLFIRMSWHSAGTYRIADGRGGGGAGAQRFAPLNSWPDNANLDKARRLLWPVKQKYGQQISWADLLVFAGNCALESMGFKTFGFGFGREDVWEPEEVFWGPEDTWLGDERYSGDRQLSGPLGAVQMGLIYVNPEGPNGTPDPLAAARDIRETFRRMAMNDEETVALIAGGHTFGKTHGAASAEYVGPEPEGAPVESQGLGWKNTYGSGKGKDTITSGLEGAWTPTPITWDNSFFETLFGYEWELAESPAGAKQWKPKAGAGSDAVPDAHDPSVRHAPFMATTDLALRMDPTYEQISRRFLENPDQLADAFAKAWYKLLHRDMGPVSRYLGPWIPEPQLWQDPVPAVDHDPVGAEDIAALKDRILESGLFISQLVRTAWASASSFRGTDKRGGANGARIRLEPQRNWEVNEPAELATVLETLERVQREFNDSRSDGTRISLADLIVLAGCAAVERAARTAGHDITVPFTPGRTDASQEQTDPESFAVLEPTADGFRNYLRAGEKLPAEIRLLDRANMLTLTAPEMTALVGGMRALNAGVGSARHGVLTDRPETLTNDFFVNLLDLGTEWTASGSAENVYEGRDVATGKTRWTATAVDLVFGANSELRAIAEVYGCDDGKERFVRDFVAAWDKVMNLDRFDLA; this is translated from the coding sequence GTGTCTGATCGCGGCAGCGAGAGCGAAAACCCAGTAATCCCCGCCCCGAAGCCCCGGGCGGACAAGCCCAGGACCAACCAGGACTGGTGGCCGAACCAGCTGAACCTGGCCGTCCTGCGCCAGAACTCCCCCCGGTCCAACCCCCTGGGCGGGGACTTCGACTACGCGGAGAAGTTCAAGGACCTCGACGTCGAGGCGCTCAAGCGGGACATCAACGAGGTGATGACCACCTCGCAGGACTGGTGGCCGGCCGACTACGGCCACTACGGTCCGCTCTTCATCCGGATGAGCTGGCACTCCGCGGGGACGTACCGGATCGCCGACGGCCGCGGTGGCGGTGGCGCCGGCGCCCAGCGCTTCGCACCGCTGAACAGCTGGCCGGACAACGCGAACCTGGACAAGGCGCGGCGGCTGCTCTGGCCGGTCAAGCAGAAGTACGGCCAGCAGATCTCCTGGGCCGACCTGCTGGTCTTCGCCGGCAACTGCGCACTGGAGTCGATGGGCTTCAAGACCTTCGGCTTCGGCTTCGGCCGGGAGGACGTCTGGGAGCCCGAGGAGGTCTTCTGGGGTCCCGAGGACACCTGGCTCGGCGACGAGCGCTACAGCGGTGACCGGCAGCTTTCCGGCCCGCTCGGCGCCGTACAGATGGGTCTGATCTACGTGAACCCGGAGGGTCCCAACGGCACCCCGGACCCGCTCGCCGCGGCCCGGGACATCCGGGAGACCTTCCGGCGGATGGCGATGAACGACGAGGAGACGGTCGCCCTCATCGCCGGCGGACACACCTTCGGCAAGACCCACGGCGCCGCCTCGGCCGAGTACGTCGGCCCGGAGCCCGAGGGCGCGCCGGTGGAGAGCCAGGGTCTGGGCTGGAAGAACACCTACGGCAGCGGCAAGGGCAAGGACACCATCACCAGCGGGCTGGAGGGCGCCTGGACGCCCACCCCGATCACCTGGGACAACAGCTTCTTCGAGACCCTGTTCGGGTACGAGTGGGAGCTGGCCGAGAGCCCGGCCGGCGCCAAGCAGTGGAAGCCGAAGGCCGGCGCCGGCTCGGACGCGGTGCCCGACGCGCACGACCCGTCGGTCCGGCACGCCCCGTTCATGGCCACCACCGACCTCGCGCTGCGGATGGACCCGACCTACGAGCAGATCTCGCGGCGGTTCCTGGAGAACCCGGACCAGCTCGCGGACGCGTTCGCCAAGGCCTGGTACAAGCTGCTGCACCGGGACATGGGACCGGTCTCCCGCTACCTCGGCCCGTGGATCCCCGAGCCGCAGCTGTGGCAGGACCCCGTACCGGCCGTCGATCACGACCCGGTCGGGGCCGAGGACATCGCCGCGCTCAAGGACCGGATCCTGGAGTCGGGGCTGTTCATCTCGCAACTCGTCCGCACCGCATGGGCGTCGGCCAGCAGCTTCCGCGGCACCGACAAGCGCGGCGGGGCCAACGGGGCCCGGATCCGCCTGGAACCCCAGCGCAACTGGGAGGTCAACGAGCCGGCCGAGCTGGCCACCGTGCTGGAGACGCTGGAGCGGGTCCAGCGGGAGTTCAACGACTCCCGTTCCGACGGCACCAGGATCTCGCTGGCCGACCTGATCGTGCTGGCCGGCTGCGCGGCCGTCGAGCGGGCGGCGCGCACCGCGGGTCACGACATCACGGTGCCGTTCACCCCGGGGCGTACCGACGCCAGCCAGGAGCAGACCGACCCGGAGTCGTTCGCGGTGCTCGAACCGACCGCCGACGGCTTCCGCAACTACCTGCGGGCCGGCGAGAAGCTCCCGGCGGAGATCCGGCTGCTGGACCGGGCCAACATGCTGACGCTTACCGCGCCCGAGATGACGGCGCTGGTCGGTGGCATGCGGGCGTTGAACGCCGGGGTCGGCTCGGCCCGGCACGGCGTACTGACCGACCGGCCCGAGACGTTGACCAACGACTTCTTCGTGAACCTGCTCGACCTGGGCACGGAGTGGACGGCGTCCGGCTCGGCGGAGAACGTGTACGAGGGTCGGGACGTGGCCACCGGCAAGACCAGGTGGACGGCGACCGCCGTAGACCTCGTCTTCGGCGCCAACTCCGAACTGCGGGCCATCGCCGAGGTCTACGGGTGCGACGACGGGAAGGAGCGGTTCGTCCGCGACTTCGTGGCTGCGTGGGACAAGGTCATGAACCTGGACCGGTTCGACCTCGCCTGA